TCGACGGAAACGTTATCGAGAAAGTAGAGAAGGAGGTGAAGGAGCTCATACCGGCAGCCGTTTAGGCTGCCACCAAGAGAGGGATGGTCCGATGGAGCTTAATACACCACTTGACGGGGCTTGGCCGTCAGGGGTCAAGAAGATCGCCCTATTCGGCTCTTTCGCCAGATGCCAGGAAGGTCCTGAAAGTGACATAGATATTCTCGTAGTTTAAAAATAGTGTAAGCCTCCTGGGTCTTGCAAGACTAGAGAGGGAGTTATCAGATAGGCTGTCCTCGCATGTTGATTTGCTTACACCCGCTTCTATCAGCCCATACATAATGGAGAATATTAGGGATGAGATGGAGGTTATCTACGAGTGAGCAAGGATGAAACCGTTTATATAAGGCATGTTTTGGATGCCATCGCCAGGATAGAGCGCTATCTGGCTGGAATAAGCTACGAACAGTTCGATGAGGATACATTGATTCAAGACGGTGTCATACGTCAGTTAGAGATTATTGGAGAAGCGTCCAAGAGGATATCAAATAACACCAAGGCCAGCCATGAAGATATTCCTTAGAAGGATATTACGGGGATGCGGGATAAATTGATCCACGACTACCTTGGGACTGACATAAGGGCGGTCTGGGACACGGCAAGAGATGATATTCCTAAACTTAAGAGAAATCTAATGTGAAGCCCCGGGGCGGCTGGTAATCTGGTTAGCTTTCCTTGTCCATTATCTCTTGTATTTGGTCTTTCAACGGGGGTATGTCCTCATGTAGAGTCTGCCAAACCGTATCAATATCAACTCCATGGTATTCATGAATCAGTTTGTCTCTCATTCCGGTCATCTTCCTCCACGGAACCTGTGGATATTGTGCTCTGATCCCTTCAGGAATCTTCCGCGAAGCTTCTCCCATCACCTCGATACTTCTCAGAACAGCATTAATCGTCTTCTTATCGGCGGCAAAATCGCCCAATGACATCCCTTCAACGAAGTCGCTGATCTCATCTATGGAATCAAGGATATCTTGCAGGTAATCAGCAATATTTCTATCCCTCATACTGCTACCAGCTCGCTTAGGATGTTCTTGCCGATATTGGGCTTTAATGCTTTTCTGGAAACAAGGTCTACTTTTAATCCAAGAATATCCGAAAGGTGGTCTTCAAGATCTATAAACCTGAAGAAACCGATCGGCTCCGAGAATTCTACAAGGATATCGATATCGCTCTCTTCAGCTTGCTCGCCTCTTGCAAACGAACCGAATATCCCGATCTCCTTCACTTTATATTCTTGTTCTAGAAATGGCTTATGCTCCAGCAATTTCGCCTTAATTGACTCTATGCTTTCCATCGCTATCTCCATGCGTTTCTATACTGACCATATGAAGAATTATAGCTTATGCAGATGACCTTTACTCCATTCGGCCATAGGTGGGATGGATAACAATAGCTGGCAATACGATGCATTGAGATGGTATCAAGCTCTTGCTACCGAC
This region of Actinomycetota bacterium genomic DNA includes:
- a CDS encoding nucleotidyltransferase domain-containing protein, with amino-acid sequence MELNTPLDGAWPSGVKKIALFGSFARCQEGPESDIDILVV
- a CDS encoding DUF86 domain-containing protein yields the protein MRDRNIADYLQDILDSIDEISDFVEGMSLGDFAADKKTINAVLRSIEVMGEASRKIPEGIRAQYPQVPWRKMTGMRDKLIHEYHGVDIDTVWQTLHEDIPPLKDQIQEIMDKES
- a CDS encoding nucleotidyltransferase family protein, which translates into the protein MESIESIKAKLLEHKPFLEQEYKVKEIGIFGSFARGEQAEESDIDILVEFSEPIGFFRFIDLEDHLSDILGLKVDLVSRKALKPNIGKNILSELVAV